In a single window of the Macadamia integrifolia cultivar HAES 741 unplaced genomic scaffold, SCU_Mint_v3 scaffold2105, whole genome shotgun sequence genome:
- the LOC122065723 gene encoding RNA pseudouridine synthase 6, chloroplastic isoform X2 yields MLSHHLQSADCKMAFGALSFSSIITSSSIASSCRSTRGSIGFVCALAASHFLKNRSKSSFANCTWDYSNAALVCRASGTDVGAAISSSAINGYPKYNRLLPCPLQNGPPRVEHLVVSEGGPVLEYISNALDLPHLFVSDLIHFGAVYYALVCPEPPPSATPEQVKLFKEVTAPSVLKKRQSIKGKTVREAQKTFRIAHPNEFVEAGTYLRVHIHPKRFPRCYEIDWRSRIIAVTESYVVLDKPAGTSVGGTTDNIEESCVTFASRALGFTTPLKTTHQIDNCTEGCVVLARTKEYCSVFHGKIREKKVKKLYRALAAAPVSVGIITHYMRPVNIAPRLISEDYVKGWYVCQLEVLDCKAVPWPNAIIKENYSVDDCGWPSKDVAYECKINLLTGRTHQVRAQLAACGAPIVGDSMYMPAAIAEKANPGINPFGKYKKDYTIDNDRVKAVEEWIAQHGKEPSIAIALQACQISWDDGEHYYEAKSPWWR; encoded by the exons ATGCTCTCACATCATCTACAGAGCGCAGACTGCAAAATGGCGTTTGGCGCCCTGAGTTTTTCTTCTATCATCACCAGCAGCTCCATTGCTTCGAGTTGCAGGAGTACTAGGGGTTCCATCGGTTTCGTGTGCGCGTTAGCCGCTTCCCATTTTCTCAAGAACCGCTCAAAGAGCAGCTTTGCTAATTGTACTTGGGATTACAGCAACGCCGCATTAGTCTGTCGCGCTTCTGGAACAGATGTTGGCGCCGCAATCAGCAGCTCTGCGATTAATGG CTACCCCAAATACAATCGCCTGCTTCCATGCCCATTACAAAATGGGCCACCAAGAGTAGAACACCTAGTTGTTTCAGAAGGAGGGCCTGTTCTTGAGTATATTAGTAATGCTTTGGATCTTCCTCACCT GTTCGTTTCAGATCTTATCCATTTTGGAGCAGTGTACTATGCATTAGTGTGTCCGGAGCCACCTCCAAGCGCAACACCTGAGCAAGTTAAGTTATTTAAAGAAGTGACAGCACCATCAGTTTTAAAAAAAAGACAGTCCATTAAAGGAAAGACTGTGCGTGAAGCACAGAAGACTTTCCGGATAGCTCACCCTAATGAGTTTGTTGAAGCTGGAACTTACTTACGCGTGCATATACACCCAAAACGCTTCCCAAG GTGTTATGAAATTGATTGGAGATCAAGAATTATAGCTGTGACTGAATCCTATGTAGTTCTGGACAAACCTGCTGGTACATCA GTGGGAGGAACAACAGATAACATTGAAGAAAGCTGTGTGACTTTTGCCAGTCGTGCTTTGGGATTCACTACTCCCTTGAAGACCACCCATCAGATTGATAATTGCACTGAAGGATG TGTTGTGTTGGCTAGGACCAAAGAGTACTGCTCGGTCTTTCATGGCAAGATCAGG gagaaaaaagtgaaaaagcTTTATCGTGCTCTTGCTGCTGCACCTGTGTCCGTTGGGATAATTACCCACTATATGCGTCCAGTTAATATAGCTCCAAGGCTTATTTCGGAAG ATTATGTGAAAGGATGGTATGTGTGCCAGCTTGAGGTCTTGGACTGCAAGGCAGTCCCGTGGCCAAATGCCATCATCAAAGAGAACTATTCCGTTGATGATTGTGGATGGCCTTCAAAGGATGTTGCTTATGAATGTAAAATCAATCTCCTGACAGGGCGTACTCACCAG GTCCGAGCACAGTTGGCCGCTTGCGGAGCACCTATAGTCGGTGATTCAATGTACATGCCTGCTGCAATTGCAGAGAAGGCCAATCCTGGGATTAACCCATTTGGTAAATACAAGAAAGATTATACAATTGACAATGATAGAGTAAAGGCTGTTGAAGAATGGATTGCACAGCATGGGAAGGAACCAAGCATTGCTATTGCTCTCCAAGCATGTCAGATCTCATGGGACGATGGAGAGCATTATTATGAGGCCAAATCTCCATGGTGGAGATGA
- the LOC122065723 gene encoding RNA pseudouridine synthase 6, chloroplastic isoform X1, with amino-acid sequence MLSHHLQSADCKMAFGALSFSSIITSSSIASSCRSTRGSIGFVCALAASHFLKNRSKSSFANCTWDYSNAALVCRASGTDVGAAISSSAINGSYPKYNRLLPCPLQNGPPRVEHLVVSEGGPVLEYISNALDLPHLFVSDLIHFGAVYYALVCPEPPPSATPEQVKLFKEVTAPSVLKKRQSIKGKTVREAQKTFRIAHPNEFVEAGTYLRVHIHPKRFPRCYEIDWRSRIIAVTESYVVLDKPAGTSVGGTTDNIEESCVTFASRALGFTTPLKTTHQIDNCTEGCVVLARTKEYCSVFHGKIREKKVKKLYRALAAAPVSVGIITHYMRPVNIAPRLISEDYVKGWYVCQLEVLDCKAVPWPNAIIKENYSVDDCGWPSKDVAYECKINLLTGRTHQVRAQLAACGAPIVGDSMYMPAAIAEKANPGINPFGKYKKDYTIDNDRVKAVEEWIAQHGKEPSIAIALQACQISWDDGEHYYEAKSPWWR; translated from the exons ATGCTCTCACATCATCTACAGAGCGCAGACTGCAAAATGGCGTTTGGCGCCCTGAGTTTTTCTTCTATCATCACCAGCAGCTCCATTGCTTCGAGTTGCAGGAGTACTAGGGGTTCCATCGGTTTCGTGTGCGCGTTAGCCGCTTCCCATTTTCTCAAGAACCGCTCAAAGAGCAGCTTTGCTAATTGTACTTGGGATTACAGCAACGCCGCATTAGTCTGTCGCGCTTCTGGAACAGATGTTGGCGCCGCAATCAGCAGCTCTGCGATTAATGG CAGCTACCCCAAATACAATCGCCTGCTTCCATGCCCATTACAAAATGGGCCACCAAGAGTAGAACACCTAGTTGTTTCAGAAGGAGGGCCTGTTCTTGAGTATATTAGTAATGCTTTGGATCTTCCTCACCT GTTCGTTTCAGATCTTATCCATTTTGGAGCAGTGTACTATGCATTAGTGTGTCCGGAGCCACCTCCAAGCGCAACACCTGAGCAAGTTAAGTTATTTAAAGAAGTGACAGCACCATCAGTTTTAAAAAAAAGACAGTCCATTAAAGGAAAGACTGTGCGTGAAGCACAGAAGACTTTCCGGATAGCTCACCCTAATGAGTTTGTTGAAGCTGGAACTTACTTACGCGTGCATATACACCCAAAACGCTTCCCAAG GTGTTATGAAATTGATTGGAGATCAAGAATTATAGCTGTGACTGAATCCTATGTAGTTCTGGACAAACCTGCTGGTACATCA GTGGGAGGAACAACAGATAACATTGAAGAAAGCTGTGTGACTTTTGCCAGTCGTGCTTTGGGATTCACTACTCCCTTGAAGACCACCCATCAGATTGATAATTGCACTGAAGGATG TGTTGTGTTGGCTAGGACCAAAGAGTACTGCTCGGTCTTTCATGGCAAGATCAGG gagaaaaaagtgaaaaagcTTTATCGTGCTCTTGCTGCTGCACCTGTGTCCGTTGGGATAATTACCCACTATATGCGTCCAGTTAATATAGCTCCAAGGCTTATTTCGGAAG ATTATGTGAAAGGATGGTATGTGTGCCAGCTTGAGGTCTTGGACTGCAAGGCAGTCCCGTGGCCAAATGCCATCATCAAAGAGAACTATTCCGTTGATGATTGTGGATGGCCTTCAAAGGATGTTGCTTATGAATGTAAAATCAATCTCCTGACAGGGCGTACTCACCAG GTCCGAGCACAGTTGGCCGCTTGCGGAGCACCTATAGTCGGTGATTCAATGTACATGCCTGCTGCAATTGCAGAGAAGGCCAATCCTGGGATTAACCCATTTGGTAAATACAAGAAAGATTATACAATTGACAATGATAGAGTAAAGGCTGTTGAAGAATGGATTGCACAGCATGGGAAGGAACCAAGCATTGCTATTGCTCTCCAAGCATGTCAGATCTCATGGGACGATGGAGAGCATTATTATGAGGCCAAATCTCCATGGTGGAGATGA